A segment of the Microcystis aeruginosa FD4 genome:
TCAGCACTCTGTAGTATTTCATTCTTTCTTCTCGGTTTCTTTCTCTATAACGAAGTTCCTTCTTTTTTCTGGTAATTTTCATTTTTTTTAAGGCATAGCAAATGGCACTTGGTCTCACTCCAAACTTCTCGGCTCTGTCTCTTAATCTTGCCTCGGGATTTTCTTGGACATCTTTTGACAGTGCTTTCCAGTCCAGCTTTCTCTGACGGTGTTTTACCTTTGTTGCTTCCAGTTTTTCCCTACCTAGCCATCTATATATCGTCGCTCTTCCTATATTAAATAGAGCGGCGGCTTTGGTTATGCTTCCCCCATTCTCTACATAATCGATTACTTTTTTTCTCAAGTCTAGGCTATAAGACATTTTTCTATATGGGTTGCTCGTTTCTCTTTATTTTACCTTATTTTTCCCTCGTCTCACACTTATTTGAAATGACTATAAAGTTACTTATATTCCCACTGGAGAAAAAGGAATTGTTAAAAAAATCTCTGAAAACTCAACACGAGTATTCGTTGTTTTCGGCTCTGGAATCACATTAGAAAACTACGAAAATTATACCGCTCAATCTACAAAATTATCAGACATTAAAAAAGGATGGGAATAATTAAATAAAAATAAATCTTGTGCAGGTAGTAAACTATTTTTTCCCAGTTCGGCGATGGTCAATCCTGCGACTATCGCTTTTTTTGACCGAGGGAAACGATCGCCAGTAATTTTCAGACGAAGCTCGGTTGAGAAACGACGAATAAAAAAATAAGAAAACAGAAAAAGGTCGAGTGCGGTCGAAAACCAACGGGAGTTAACACCATGCGTCAATCCGGCCACACCCTTATCGAAATGCTCGTCACCTTAACCCTAATCGCTGTCCTGCTGCTGATCGGTTTTTCTATACTTTCGAGATTAATAGCAGAACTACGCCTAGATATGGCCACCTTTGAACTTTCCCAACATTGGAAGTTTACCCGCTTCGATGCTATGGGAAGTGGAACCACCCCCACCGCCCTCTGCATGAAAGACGACGGACGGATCGAGGTGGCCAAGATAGCCGGCGACGATTGCGAGACGGTCAGCGAATGGCAGTCTCTGACGGACGGGGTGGACATCGACACCGCTAATTCGACCCTGAGAAGAGTTAGCGGTGTCGGGGGAAACAACGGCACGATCTACCGGGTTAGTTGGGCAGACACGAGAGGCGGTCTGGGCGGTTCTTGGGGACAGTTAGGCCGACTGACACTGACCGCCCAGGGAACAAACGCCAAACGCTGTCTATTTTTATTCCGTGTCGATGGTTCATGGGATATCCGCGAAGACAACCGATGCCAGAGATGAAAAAGAAAAAAAAAGACGGGAGAAAAGGCTAACGCCATCGGGTGCAAATCATTCGAGGAAGACAACGATGACAGAACAAACTTTATTGGCCGACCTCTCCCGGCAATTCCCCCAGCTTCCCAACCTCGACCTCACCCTACTAACACGAACCCTCTTTCCTCTATCCCCAGTCGAACTCTACACCCTCAGACTCGCTCACGGCGATAACGCTATCATGAAGGCCGCCATTGATAGCACCATTCGGCAACGGCAAGAAGAGAAGGAAATCGCCGCCCTCGAACGACAACACGAAATCTATGACGAGTATCGTCACTGCTGCGGCGGTTGGTAAACTTTATTCGGTGGGGACATTCCCCGCCAGATAGCCACATAATCAAAATGTTAATCAACGTATTATCTAGTTCCAGTACAAATATGGTCAGATATGAGTTGCAATCAGTCAGATCGAGCGAATGCCCTGTATGAATCCGACTTCTACGGCTGGACAGAGCTACAAGCGAACGTTCTAGCCAACCGACAGGTAGAAGCACTGGACTGGCAAAACTTACGGGAGGAAATCATTTCCTTGGGTAAACAAGAATATCGAGAACTGGTGAGCCGTCTGACCGTTTTGGTAGGACATCTTCTCAAATGGGAATATCAGCCAGATAAACGTTCTCGCAGCTGGTTTTTGACGATTAGAGAACAGAGACGAGCGATCAGACGGCATCTACAGGGCAATCCTAGTTTAAAATCCCGGATACCGACGGCTTTATCCGATGCTTTCGAGGCCGGAGTCGATTTGGCTTTGCGAGACACGGATTTACCGATACGGACTTTTCCCTCTCACTGTCTTTTCACCTTCGAGGACATCATGGCCGACCATTTCCTCTGCGATACCAGTCAGGATTGGCCATGAGTTCAATGATTCGACGATACCGCCTCGACGGGTATTTGAATTTCACTCCGTTTCAGGGGATCGGGAACGTAGGGACCATCATAGAAAAAGCGACGGGGGGAACTGATCGCCCGGTAGCTCGGATGTTCGGCCAGCCATTCTTTCAGTCGGGTCAATCCCTGTTGGTAACTGTCAAAATCGTAACCTCCCTGTAATCCCAAGCTCACCACCGTCATGGGTGGTACATCCTCAATCCGAATATTATCGGCCACCTCTTTCGGGTAAGTGTCGGTGTCGCGGTAGAGAAAGGAAACTTCGGCCTCTCCCGATGTCGCTCCCGTGTCTGCGGGGTAACGGGTTTCGACGGGCGCGGTCATCGATATCTCGTTGGAACTGATGTGTTGGTACAGGGGATATAGTCATTTCAGATAAGTCTGATACAGTCTAGACCGACAAAACCCTTATGAACTCTGGGATTGATATTCTCAATCTTAATTGAAATGACTATAGATGCAACCAAAACCGACGTATCGAATAAAACTTTAATCACAACATTAGCTCATTCATTCTTTCTTGTCTAAGCTCCTCGATAAAAGCTTCAGGATTAACTAGCAATTGGCTGTCAACAACCAAAACATCATTCTCGTAATAAACCTTTGGCTCTTCCTTAATTGGATTTAAGACTAGCTTACCATCTTGAACTTCTACCTGAAATTGACTATCATATTCAATGCCTAGTTGTTCCAGCAAAGTTTCAGGAATTTGAATACATCTACTTCGATCGAGCGTCACTAATTCCATGGCAATTATCTTGAATTCTTTTATCTTCATTATACCGCTATATTTCTCCTGTAGCTCTTAAAACCCCTAAAATAATTCGACAAAAATCAGGAAAAGCCGTCGTAAAACGACGGGGTTTTAACCCAAATCTTCGATAACCGAAGGGAACTTAAGCAATTTTGGGAAATATCCAAAATTAACTGTTTTGCGATCAATTGCGATACCGCCGAGTATTACGCTAGAGTTTATTCTGGCTTGAGGAAAAAGGGAAATCCGATTCCCACTAACTATATGTGGATCGCAGCGACCGCTCTACAATATAATCTGGCTTTGTTTAGCTATGACAAGCATTTTCGGGCGGTCGATGGGTTGATAACAGGAAATAGCATCGCCAATTTTGCGATTATTCCTATCTAAACTGCCCGGGAGATCACAAGTCAAGACAAATGTATTCAGATAGTTTATGCTGATTAAATAAAGGAGGTTTTGAAATCATATCTAAAGAGTTTTAACAATTTTTTTATCGGAGAAAAACATAATTTTTTCGAGAAAATAAAATTAGTTAAGTCTCGACAATAATATATAATTAATTTAGAAGAATAGTTATATTTTAATCGGCTATAATCCCTTTTGTAAAATCGGGGATATTACCCGACGTTCAAGATAAAATCCAATACCGAAAAAAACCATGAACCAGCCCCTCGATCCCGCAGCCCTGCTCCGTGCCGGTCAAAAATTGGGTCAACCCCTACCCGACGGTCTCGGTGTCGGTAAATCGGTCACTTCGCCACAATACGGCACGGGAAAAGTGACGGGCTGGTTGGGCAATCGATTGATCGTCAAGTTCCCGGGCTATTCTGTCCCCCTACAGTTCCCAAACTGGCAAGAATCGATCGCTTCGGGCGAGTTAGTCTTAGCCGAGATAACACCATCCGAGTCCTCTCCATCGACCCCCGCAATTCTGGCAGCTATTCAAAGTCTCAAGAAGCCCGAATTCCGGGCGATTGCTACCGAATTAGCGGAAAGATTGACTTACATCACCGTCATTCCCGCCATTAAGGGACGGTTACACCCGATACCCTCCGATCTTTTGCCCGTGCTAACAACCGCTCTAGCTAAAATCGGGATCGATTCGCTCTACGAACATCAACTGGAAGCCCTGACCTTATTGCGACAGGGCAAAGATATCGTCATCGCCACCCCCACAGCTTCTGGCAAGACGCTCTGTTATAACCTCGCCATTCTCGAATCCTGTCTCAGGTCGTCGGAACCGACCGCTCTCTATCTCTTTCCCCTCAAAGCTCTGGCCTTCGACCAGACCAGGAAGTTACAAACCCTGAACGAGGCGTTGCCACCGAACGCTAGTTTGAAAATCGGACAGATGACGGGGGATACCTCGCAGTCCGAACGATGGAAATTGTTTTATCCCGATATTCCCCGGATTCTAGCGGTCAGTCCCGATTTACTCCATTACCAGCTAGAGAAAATACGCGGGGGAAGTCAAGCGCAGGGATGGCGAAATTTCTTGCGCTCCCTACGTTGGGTGGTAATCGACGAAGCTCACACCTACACCGGCGCGTTCGGGGCGCATTTCGCCAATCTTACCCGTCGTCTCCGGCGGGCGGTCGATAGTGTCGGCGGCAATAGCGATCGCTTACAATTTATCTGCACTTCGGCCACGCTCGGAAATCCCGTCGAGTTGTTGGAGCGTTTTGGGGGTCGTGCCGACGAACCGAAACAGCTAAAAGCAATGGATACGGGTCGGGGAACCACCGCGTCCAAAACTTTCCTTTCCCTCGCACCGACGGGTTCCCCCAATCCCGACACGGTGCGGATCGTCCTCTCCCTTCTCCAACAAGAACTGAGCGGTATCGTTTTCTGTTACTCGCGCACCACCGTCAAGAACTTGCTGAAACTGCTCGCTAAAGAAGCCGAAAACTGGGGAAACGCAGGGTTAGCGCGACGGGTAGCACCCTTTTACGGTTCCATGCAGTCCGAACAACGTCGTCGCCTGATCCAACAGTTAGAAACCGGGAAGATTAGGGTTCTCCTCTCCACATCGGCACTGGAAGCGGGAATCGACCTCCCCGAACTCGATTGTTGCATTATCCGCGGTTATCCCGGTTCGATCATGTCTTTCCGGCAAAGGATCGGCCGGGTCGGACGACGGCGAAGCGGTCTGGTTATCTTCCTACCGATCGCCGATGATCCTCTCGATCACTACTACGGAACCTATCCAGAGCGATTACTATCGGACGGAGTAGAAAATGTCGCCTTCAATCCCGACTACCCGACCCTGCTGGCCAAACACCTGCTCTGCTGTTGTGCTGAGAGCGGATTAGGGGTAAATGAGGTACTACCCCGTTTCGGAGAGGTGGGCGGACGGCTGGCCGATGAATTATTACGACAGAACAAGCTTTTTCTGAAAGCTAACGGTTTTTTGCACGCCGTCGGAATGCCCCACCACTCGGTCAACCTTCGGGGCAACCCCCAACAATCGGTAAAATTGATAGACCTGACCACTAAGGAGACGATCGAGGAGATGGGTTTGGAGTTAGCCCACCGTGAGGTCTTCCCTGATGCGCTCTATACCGCAATCGACGAGGAAGGCCGACGGGTGGTGTACCAGTGCCGCGAACTGAACGAGGAGAACCACACCGCATCGCTAGAACCTCTCGGTTGCGATAGCGATCTCTCGACCCAACCGGAAACCGACCTAACGGTAGCCTCCAGAGTGCTACTGACAGAACCGAAGATTCTCTCGACCCCGTTCCCCGACGCACGGCTCAGAATACGTCTGCACTGGGGTGAAATCACCTCCTCGGTCACGGGTTATCAACGCTTAAAACGCCAGTACCGTCTTACTTGCACCAATCCTCACTGTTCGGGCTATCATCTGCCCCTCAAGGGCAAAAGCTGCCCGCAATGTCACCGCTCTCTACGAACGGCCGAGATCACCGATGTCGAGCAGAAAATCACTTTTCCGACCCCGTACCGCACCAGCTACGAGGCTCCCGTCTTAAAAATCGAACTCAATCCTGGAGTCACGACCGCTATCCGCGAGGAAGTCGCCCGTCTCAGAAAGAACCTTACCGATCGCTACGGTGATAACATTCCCGACACCCTCAAAGACCTCTGGACGAGCGCACCGGATTGGTTAGCCCTGCACAGTATGGGGCATCAACTGATCTTTGCCGTCCCTCTACTGGTACTTTCCTCGCGATCAGATGTCAATTTCGTGGTCGAACGGGAGGATAAACGAAGGGTCGGTTATTTCTTCGATACTTGCGACGGTGGCAACGGGGCTACGGAAGCGATTTTTCAGAACCTACCCCGACTGGCAGACAAAGCGCGGACGCTGGTTGAAGCCTGTGATTGTGAGTACGGCTGTCCCCGTTGCCTAACCCAACACGGTTGTCCCCAACGAAACGAGGGGTTGAATCGGGATTTGGGACTGTTTTTATTGAAAGCGATCGGGGAAAGCGCGTCCTCGATCGAGTGAAGTTTCCTCACTCAAGGTTTGAAGAACAAGGCAACGAGTGGCCAACTTCCTAAGCGTTCCTGTATCGTCTCGAAGTGTCGATTAACTAACGGTTCAATTACTCAATTTATGGGGAAGAAACCAGTTCACGGTAACTGTGGGCGAACGCAAAGCGCTCGCTACACGAGATCGTCTTCGGAACTAACATCCGAGCTAATAATTGCCTCCGCAATCTGCCGACGTGTGACCCCCGATAAACAAAGGGCGCGGGTTATCAGGTCAAGTGAAACCGAGGGATCACCCGATTCAATTTTCGCCACTCGCGACTGGCTCGATTCCATTCTTTTTGCTAACTCTTTTTGAGAAATGTTTTGACTTTTTCTAATTTCTTTTAATTTTCTACCGAGGGCTAGTTTGAGTTCGATAAGCTCGGATTCTACGGGCGTAAGCTCTAGAAATTCCTCTACTGTTCCCACCTTCCAGCCCGCCGCTTCTAAACGTTGACGCTTAGCTAAATCCATGTCCGATCTCCCAGGAGTTTTCACCTCTCCACTCAACCAAACGATATCTTTATCATTTTTGTTTTGCATTTATTATCCCATAATATGTCAAATCTGACATACGGGCAAGTGCTAAACTGCCTTTTGTATCAGACTTCCTGCGAGCTTGAAGATATATCGCTTTAATAGACCTCTTGCATAAATCCGAAAACAAACGATAGAAACAATAATGGGAGGGACTTTCAGTTAATTATTTATTAGTAGTTGATAATCTTCAAAAATGTTGCTGTACAAGGATCGAATTAAGACTTTTGCAAGAGGTCTAAGAGGTCTATTGGCTCGAAACTGTTTCCTGTTCCCATAATTTACGCTTCCAATTCTTTAATTGCCTTTTCAACTTCAATCAAAAGTAAACCTAAATCTTGAGTGATTACTTGCCAGACAATATCTAAGTCAATATCAAAATAAGCATGAACAATACGATTTCTCATGCCGATGATTTGTCGCCAAGGGATTTTAAAATACTTAACTTGGCAAGGTTCAGAAACATTATTAGCAGCTTCGCCCATTATTTCAATTAATCTTACGAGAGCTAAAGATAACATCCTATCGTCATCTAAATCTTGTCTGGTGCGATTATTTACAAAAGATAATGCCTCTTTTGCTGAATCTCTGATGTGTTTTAGCCGAGTTAAATTATCAATTTTGCTCATAAATAACTATAGCTTCTGCCAAGACTTGCTCACGAAAATAACGGCTTAAATCTGCCGATGTTCTTAAATCTATCTGGCGATTTATTATATTTGATAACTCATCTTCCATCGTAATAATAGCTAAACCAGGAGTCTTCCCTTGTTCAAATTCTACTAAAACATCAACATCACTTTCTCTTGTAAAATCATCCCTTAATACTGAACCAAATAAAGATAACTTGCAGATCGAGTGACGCTGACAAAATTGTTTAATTTCTTCTTGAGATAAATTAATAGGAAGAGTTGTTTTTTTCATGGTTAAAACTCCTAATTGATGATTTTTAAATCTCAGATTTAAGAGAGGTGACTTAAAACTCCATCGCCTTAATTAATAAGTAGTCGTGCAAAATAAATTTCCTAGTGAAGAAAGGCACTCATGCAAGAGGCAAGAGGCAAAGGGGGGGTTAAAACCTTCCCACAACTCTAATTTTTCGGGTGTATAGGCTTCGTATTGGTGGAAGGTAATCGGGGCGGAATCCAGTTCGGGTCGCGGGAAGGGTGGCTTTTGACTCATGGCGGGCAGAGAGAGATGGCGATCCGGTACGCGGTCGGTCTATCAATTCTAACACCCCTAGATCCCGCGTCCGCTCGTAGTCCCTCGATCTGGGGTCGCGGTAATTCGGAGGGAATGATCGCCAGTCAAGGACGAAAATCAATCGGTCACTACCCCGTAATACTTCTCTAACATGGTCAGCATCCCTTCCTCCAACTCGCTCAAGTAGGGTCGCTGTAGTTTCCCCAAGATTCCCAAAAAGGCGACGGCGGTATCTTCCAGTTCTTCCCCTTCCCTCAGTCTCGACAATCGATCGCATAATCGCCGCACCGTCTGACAGTCCCCTTCGGTGTAGCCCAACTCCTTGAGGTACTCGATTTTAACCAGATCGATCACCCCGTCGTGAAGTCGCAGGTCGCAGGAGCGCTGGTGAACAGCAGTAATGATCGCCCAACATTTGTTTTTCCCCTTCAGACGCGGGTTATCTTTGGCAAGGATAGCGACCACTTCCCCCACCTCGAAAACATTCGCTTTCCCTTTATCCTGGTATTTGCCCACCGTCTCGCGAACGACTCGGTTAGAGGGTGCTTTGCCCCCAGCTTCCGCTACGGCCTCGTTCCAGACGGTCGGCTGTCGTTGCGGGGCAAGAACGGCCAGCGGCCGCACCTGATACTCGCTCGATGGTCGGGGAATGACGACGAACGGGGTCAAATAGCATCAGAAAATAGAGGGAAAACATTTGACGTGATGGACGATCAGGTATGCTATTTAAACGGGCTTTCACAGATTAAAATGCGACCGTTTTATTGTACTCTCTTCGATTGATTCAAGAGATTTTGGTAACATTCGGTCGGGGTACGGTAAGATAAATATTTAAAGGAAGTCTGATTAATTAATTCTGCAAATCTTTCATTATCAACCGCATTGTACTGATCTAATTTAGTGATTAAATTCTTCATGTTATTCAGGGAGCTTACCAGACTCCTATTCTCGGATTTGAGATAATGAATTTCAGGGGAATCGCCCTCATGCCGATCAATGGCGGTAATTTGAGCGATAATCCCCTTAATTCCCTGCTTATACGAAGAAATTAGGGTATATAAACTCTTTTCCTGAGTAATAAGAAAAATACCTCGCTTCCTGAGATCGAGGACATCAATTCGCCAAGTATTAATATCGGCGATAAAATCTTCTCTTGACTGCACTTCCTGTTGAAGTCTTTCGGCCGCTTTACTTGATAAAATCAGATTCATCTCTAAAAATAAAGTTGATTATCAGCTAAAGTATTAATAGACCAATAAATTATACCAATTTTCAATAGTCGTGATTAACGGTGCTTCAGTTTGTGTTATGCAACGGACAGGGTTATAAGGGATGTAACCCTTATATGGAAAGGCATTTAGCGATTTTTGTCAATTATTTTTGTCTAGAGCGAACTAATCAATTAAGTCTCTTGCCAGATAAGGATTTAGTCGATTTATGCCCCCTGATCGAATCATACCAAGTAACGAAGAACCGTTAAGAAGATATGATAAAAATAATGAGAAACATATTGCTCCTAAAATTCGCAAATTGGCTGAGACAGCGAGGGAACTATACCAAACCAAATATGCCCTCAATGTCACAAGGCTCACCAGTCTCAAAAGTCTTTGCCAAGAAGAGAAAGCCGCCGCTAATTTTGCGCTTTACCTAGCTAAATTGGTAATCAAACAGATGGAATCTAATCAAACTACTAGGTCTTTTCTTGGAGAAGAAGCTTGGACAGAACACTGCCAACTAATTAACCATGCTGTTGAAAAAATGGAAGATTACCTAGAAGAACCAACTCCAGATAAACGGCAAGATTTGTATAAATTGTTAACCCAACTAGAACAAATTCAAGGTTGGGAAAAACACATAAGATTTGGAACACCAATTCGTGTCATCAATAACAAATATGCCTTAATAATTGAAGATGGACTGCGGTGTATGACAAGTTCAGATTATGCTTATTGGAGTTACCAAATGGCGAGAGATTATGCTGAACGCTATAACTCAAGTTGTGGCAGTGGACTAACTTCTGAATCCGCTCCTTTAGTAGCAGAAATTGCCGAGTTTTGGTGTCAATATTATTTTGGCAAAACTCTCAAAGAGAAATTTCCTGATAAGAGTTGACATCAAAAGCATTTCATGATAGCAAATCTGCTTTTTTCTGGGAAAATCTACTCAGAAAATAGAATAAAATTCAATAATTTTCTTCATATTTATCGACCTGCTGTTCAGGAGGTTAGCCGTAGTAATCCAGTAGGACAGGCTCTTGATTTTCTTCATTTAGAGGGGCTACATTAGTCCGAGTGATTCTCCCCTCACTTAACGAACCAAGCTGCCGTATCAACAAAAACCTTCGTCACTTGAAATGCCCATGCTGATCACAAAATTGTAATTGTCAATAGCGTTTTAGGTGCGCTTACCCTTAGGTAGGGATGATTACATGGTTTGAACTCAATCTTTCTCACAATTCGGAGTGCCGTGACTCCCGAAATCTTCAATTATTCTATTAAGTGCTAGAATTTTATTGATGAAACAATTTTTGCCAGTAGCTAGTTAAGCTTAGAAGGAGTTGATGTTATGTTAGTTAAAGGAATTAAAAAAGGCAAAACTATTGAGTTATTAGAGGAAGTTGATTTTCCTGATAATGAAGAGCTATTAATGGACATTAGAGAGGTTAATGATTTTTGGTCAGCCTTGCAAGATTTTAGACAAAGAGTAGATTTGGCAAGTCTTGATGATGATACTTTTGATAATTTACGGGACAAGTCAACGGGAAGAGATGTTCGCTTATGACTCTCAAATATTTGCTAGATACTAATATTTTGTCAGAGGCTAAACGACCTCACCCGAATCAGAAGGTCATGACGAAGCTACGATTATCTAAACGGGAAATAGCCACAGCTACTCTAGTAATCCATGAGCTATTATTTGGTTGTTTTCGACTTCCTCTGTCTAAAAAACGCCAAGACTTAGAGGATTATGTAAATAACGTTATTTTAGCCAATCTACCTTTATTCGATTATGACTTAAAATCAGCCCAATATCACGCACGGGAAAGGTCAAGGTTGTCTAAAGTCGGCAAGAGTCCTGCTTTTGTCGATGGTCAAATAGCGTCTATTGCTTTTACCAACAATTTGACTTTAGTTACAAATAATGTTGATGATTTTAAAGATTTTAAGGGTTTAGTGATTGAAAATTGGTTTCTCTAATCCGTAATTGTTCCGTGTTTCACCTTTCCCACCCCACAATGCTCCCCCAGAAAGATGATCGCCACGTCATCGATCGCTGCCTAACGATAAGATATAGCAAATAATGGGTTATTTAGAACGCTTTCAATTTTCAAACTCTTATCTGAACAGGGTTTCAGCGATAGATTGTCCTAAGCACCTTGGTCTTTGCTATATTGTCCACTCCCCTCACTTAACGATTCGTTAAGTGAGAACCTCGAAAAATTCGTTAAGTGAGCAGCTCAAACCAAGTTAAGGTTCCGTTAGGGTGGGCTGTTCTCGATACTTTCTAACATTCGTTTGATAGCACCATCGAGAGTTGCCGTACCAATGCGATTTCGGTATCTTAGCAGCCGTTCCCAAGTAGCCTGTTCTACCCTGACATACCACTCACAGCCGTTACCCGCCCTATAATTCAGCCCTTCTTTGACTTGAAATTTAGCGGCCACATCGATGGTTTTTGGGGAAAGGAAGTCCGAACCTAACATTTCCCTGTTGCCATCGTCGAAAAGGATGATGGCCGCGTAGGATTGGGCAACGCGATTATCTCCCCCGTCTGTCCTTTTCTGGGATGCTCACCGGTAACGGTGACGGAATTTCCCACGGTCAACCGAGTAGATTTAACCGACCCATCTTCACTTAACGATTTTTCTATTAGGGTAAGAGAAAAAATAGGGAATGAGGGTAAAAGGGGAAAAAGGAAAAAGGGTTAGAGAGTTCTCCCGAATACGCAGACTACCCGAAAACCGTTAAAGATGAGGCGGATGTCGCGGCGGCTGTTGAGGTCGCGAAACGCGGAACGGCAGTAATTAGGATAGATGCCCCAGGAACCGCCCCGCAGGACACTATTTAGCGAAATATCATCATTTTTGCCAGAATATGATTCATTTTCAGACTTGACTTTTTTCTCTTGATTACTATCAAGCCATGCACTGCCATCAGTAGGCGCTCCTTTATAATTACCATGCCAGTCATCAGCGCACCACTCCGAGACATTTCCGTGCATATCGCTGAGTCCAAAGGCGTTGACGACTTGAAAATAACCTACAGGTGTTGTTTGTTCGCGATATTCTCCTTGTGTCCCTTTGCCATAGGATTTTTCCCCTCGATAATTGGCTAAATCTGTTGTAATGGTTTCCCCAAAGTGGAACGGTGGATAAAATTCCCCTTTTTCTAGATTTAAGGGTGTTGTCACACCTCGACAAGCATATTCCCATTGGGCTTCTGATGGTAGCTGATAAGTTCTTCCTGTTAGCTTAGAGAGTCGCCCACAGAATTCTACTGCTCCATACCAATCTACTTGTTCTACGGGTCTTTGCCATCTATCTATTTCCCTGTCTCGATCTTGATAGGGTTTTTTAAAATAAGAGGGGTCTTCATCTAAGTCTATATTAATTTTTAAATCGGTTCTAGCAGCGATCGCTTGCCATTGTGCTTGAGTAATGGGGTAAC
Coding sequences within it:
- a CDS encoding HepT-like ribonuclease domain-containing protein, translating into MSKIDNLTRLKHIRDSAKEALSFVNNRTRQDLDDDRMLSLALVRLIEIMGEAANNVSEPCQVKYFKIPWRQIIGMRNRIVHAYFDIDLDIVWQVITQDLGLLLIEVEKAIKELEA
- a CDS encoding helix-turn-helix domain-containing protein, giving the protein MDLAKRQRLEAAGWKVGTVEEFLELTPVESELIELKLALGRKLKEIRKSQNISQKELAKRMESSQSRVAKIESGDPSVSLDLITRALCLSGVTRRQIAEAIISSDVSSEDDLV
- a CDS encoding DUF29 domain-containing protein; translation: MSCNQSDRANALYESDFYGWTELQANVLANRQVEALDWQNLREEIISLGKQEYRELVSRLTVLVGHLLKWEYQPDKRSRSWFLTIREQRRAIRRHLQGNPSLKSRIPTALSDAFEAGVDLALRDTDLPIRTFPSHCLFTFEDIMADHFLCDTSQDWP
- a CDS encoding nucleotidyltransferase family protein → MKKTTLPINLSQEEIKQFCQRHSICKLSLFGSVLRDDFTRESDVDVLVEFEQGKTPGLAIITMEDELSNIINRQIDLRTSADLSRYFREQVLAEAIVIYEQN
- a CDS encoding DEAD/DEAH box helicase → MNQPLDPAALLRAGQKLGQPLPDGLGVGKSVTSPQYGTGKVTGWLGNRLIVKFPGYSVPLQFPNWQESIASGELVLAEITPSESSPSTPAILAAIQSLKKPEFRAIATELAERLTYITVIPAIKGRLHPIPSDLLPVLTTALAKIGIDSLYEHQLEALTLLRQGKDIVIATPTASGKTLCYNLAILESCLRSSEPTALYLFPLKALAFDQTRKLQTLNEALPPNASLKIGQMTGDTSQSERWKLFYPDIPRILAVSPDLLHYQLEKIRGGSQAQGWRNFLRSLRWVVIDEAHTYTGAFGAHFANLTRRLRRAVDSVGGNSDRLQFICTSATLGNPVELLERFGGRADEPKQLKAMDTGRGTTASKTFLSLAPTGSPNPDTVRIVLSLLQQELSGIVFCYSRTTVKNLLKLLAKEAENWGNAGLARRVAPFYGSMQSEQRRRLIQQLETGKIRVLLSTSALEAGIDLPELDCCIIRGYPGSIMSFRQRIGRVGRRRSGLVIFLPIADDPLDHYYGTYPERLLSDGVENVAFNPDYPTLLAKHLLCCCAESGLGVNEVLPRFGEVGGRLADELLRQNKLFLKANGFLHAVGMPHHSVNLRGNPQQSVKLIDLTTKETIEEMGLELAHREVFPDALYTAIDEEGRRVVYQCRELNEENHTASLEPLGCDSDLSTQPETDLTVASRVLLTEPKILSTPFPDARLRIRLHWGEITSSVTGYQRLKRQYRLTCTNPHCSGYHLPLKGKSCPQCHRSLRTAEITDVEQKITFPTPYRTSYEAPVLKIELNPGVTTAIREEVARLRKNLTDRYGDNIPDTLKDLWTSAPDWLALHSMGHQLIFAVPLLVLSSRSDVNFVVEREDKRRVGYFFDTCDGGNGATEAIFQNLPRLADKARTLVEACDCEYGCPRCLTQHGCPQRNEGLNRDLGLFLLKAIGESASSIE
- a CDS encoding formylglycine-generating enzyme family protein — encoded protein: MKTLQVKRQSQKFRGYRDYIDGVPLEMVLIPDGTFTMGSQETEEGSHADERPQHHVTITSFLMGRYPITQAQWQAIAARTDLKINIDLDEDPSYFKKPYQDRDREIDRWQRPVEQVDWYGAVEFCGRLSKLTGRTYQLPSEAQWEYACRGVTTPLNLEKGEFYPPFHFGETITTDLANYRGEKSYGKGTQGEYREQTTPVGYFQVVNAFGLSDMHGNVSEWCADDWHGNYKGAPTDGSAWLDSNQEKKVKSENESYSGKNDDISLNSVLRGGSWGIYPNYCRSAFRDLNSRRDIRLIFNGFRVVCVFGRTL
- a CDS encoding pilus assembly FimT family protein, producing MRQSGHTLIEMLVTLTLIAVLLLIGFSILSRLIAELRLDMATFELSQHWKFTRFDAMGSGTTPTALCMKDDGRIEVAKIAGDDCETVSEWQSLTDGVDIDTANSTLRRVSGVGGNNGTIYRVSWADTRGGLGGSWGQLGRLTLTAQGTNAKRCLFLFRVDGSWDIREDNRCQR
- a CDS encoding AbrB family transcriptional regulator, which translates into the protein MKIKEFKIIAMELVTLDRSRCIQIPETLLEQLGIEYDSQFQVEVQDGKLVLNPIKEEPKVYYENDVLVVDSQLLVNPEAFIEELRQERMNELML
- a CDS encoding type II toxin-antitoxin system VapC family toxin; the encoded protein is MTLKYLLDTNILSEAKRPHPNQKVMTKLRLSKREIATATLVIHELLFGCFRLPLSKKRQDLEDYVNNVILANLPLFDYDLKSAQYHARERSRLSKVGKSPAFVDGQIASIAFTNNLTLVTNNVDDFKDFKGLVIENWFL